The genomic window CGCTCCCGATGGTCGAGGCGGTCGAGACCCGGCTCGCCGCGCTGGGCATGCCGCGCGGGCGCATCCACGCCGACAAGTTCGAGCCCTCGGGGCTCTGAGATCCCGCTCCCGCCGCGCCCCGGAGCGCGGCGCGGAAGAACCGTTCGAGAGGACCCGATGTCGTCAGCCTATGTCTACGATCACGTCCGCACGCCACGGGGGCGCGGCAAGCCGGACGGCGCCCTGCACGAGGTCACGGCGGTGCACCTCGCCACCACCGTCCTGGCGGCGTTGCGCGAGCGCAACCGTCTGCCTGAGGACACGGTCGACGACGTGATCTTCGGCCTCGTCAGCCCCGTCGAGGAGCAGGGCCAGGTCCTGCCGCGGATCGCGGCGCTCGCCGCGGGCTACGGCGAGCGCACGGCCGGCGTCCAGATCAACCGCTTCTGCGGTTCGGGCCTCGAGACCGTGAACATGGCCGCCGGCAAGGTCGCGGCCGGCGGCGCTGACTTCGTGGTGGCGGGCGGCTGCGAGTCGATGTCGCGCGTGCCGATCTTCTCCGACGGCGGTGCCTGGAGCACCGATCCGGCGGTGGCCTTCGCCACCCACTTCATCCCCCAGGGCATCAGCGCCGACCTGATGGCCACCCGCTGGAGCTACGAGCGCGAGACCCTCGACGGCTTCGCCGCCGAGAGCCACCGCCGCGCCGCCGCGGCCTGGGCCGACGGGCGCTTCGCCCGCTCGGTGGTGCCGGTGCGCGACGTCATCGGCAACATCCTGCTGGAGCGCGACGAGGTCGTTCGCCCCGACACCACGGCGGCGAGCCTCGGCGCCCTCAAACCCTCCTTCGCCGAGATGGGCGCCAAGGGCGGCTTC from Methylorubrum populi includes these protein-coding regions:
- a CDS encoding acetyl-CoA C-acetyltransferase — translated: MSSAYVYDHVRTPRGRGKPDGALHEVTAVHLATTVLAALRERNRLPEDTVDDVIFGLVSPVEEQGQVLPRIAALAAGYGERTAGVQINRFCGSGLETVNMAAGKVAAGGADFVVAGGCESMSRVPIFSDGGAWSTDPAVAFATHFIPQGISADLMATRWSYERETLDGFAAESHRRAAAAWADGRFARSVVPVRDVIGNILLERDEVVRPDTTAASLGALKPSFAEMGAKGGFDALAVQRYPDVEAIEHRHHAGNSSAIVDGACAVLIGSAEAGEAAGLRPRARIRAFAEIGSEPTIMLTAPSFAAEKALKRAGMSAADIDLYEVNEAFAAVPLRFIEALGIDPARVNVNGGAIAMGHPLGATGAIILGTALDELERTGAATALVTLCIGAGMGVATIIERV